Proteins encoded within one genomic window of Ailuropoda melanoleuca isolate Jingjing chromosome 16, ASM200744v2, whole genome shotgun sequence:
- the LOC100472982 gene encoding olfactory receptor 5A2, which produces MVIGRNNTIVTKFILLGFSDHPQMKLFLSVLFLGIYLLTLAWNLSLIVLIRMDSHLHTPMYFFLSNLSFLDICYVSSTTPKMLFDLITGQKTISFVGCATQYFVFCGMGLTECFLLAAMAYDRYAAICNPLLYTALISHTLCLKMVAGAYMGGFLSSLIETYSVYQHDFCGPNMIDHFFCDLPPVLVLSCSDTFTSQVVNFVVGVVVGMMSVLVILISYVYIVAAVLKISSAKGRTKAFSTCASHLTAVTLFYGSGLFMYMRPRSSYSLNRDKVVSIFYALVIPMVNPIIYSLRNKEIKNAMKKVVQKHVLSHGPLFF; this is translated from the coding sequence ATGGTTATAGGAAGGAACAACACAATTGTGACAAAATTCATCCTCCTGGGATTTTCAGACCATCCTCAAATGAagcttttcctttctgtgttATTTCTGGGGATTTATCTCCTGACCCTAGCCTGGAACCTGAGCCTCATTGTCCTCATCAGGATGGACTCCCACCTGCACACgcccatgtatttcttcctcagtAACCTATCCTTCCTAGACATCTGCTATGTGTCCTCCACAACTCCCAAGATGCTCTTTGACCTCATCACAGGGCAGAAAACAATTTCCTTTGTTGGCTGTGCCACACAGTACTTTGTGTTCTGTGGAATGGGGCTGACTGAATGCTTTCTTTTGGCCGCCATGGCATATGACCGCTATGCTGCAATCTGTAACCCATTGCTCTACACAGCCCTCATTTCCCATACACTTTGTTTAAAGATGGTGGCTGGGGCCTACATGGGTGGATTCCTCAGTTCTTTGATTGAAACATACTCTGTCTACCAGCATGATTTCTGTGGGCCCAACATGATCGACCACTTCTTCTGTGACCTTCCTCCAGTTCTGGTTCTGTCATGCTCTGATACCTTTACCAGCCAAGTGGTGAACTTTGTTGTGGGTGTTGTTGTTGGAATGATGTCTGTCCTTGTGATCCTCATCTCTTATGTTTACATTGTTGCTGCTGTCCTGAAGATCAGCTCAGCTAAAGGTAGGACCAAAGCCTTCAGCACCTGTGCCTCTCACCTGACTGCCGTGACTCTTTTCTATGGTTCTGGTCTCTTCATGTACATGCGACCCAGGTCTAGCTACTCCCTAAACCGGGACAAGGTGGTGTCCATATTCTATGCTTTGGTGATCCCTATGGTGAATCCTATCATCTACAGTCTTAGAAATAAGGAGATTAAAAATGCCATGAAGAAAGTTGTGCAGAAGCATGTGCTTTCTCATGGGCCTTTGTTTTTCTGA
- the LOC100472473 gene encoding olfactory receptor 5A1: AAISNPLLYTAIMSQGLCTRMVLGAYAGGFLSSLVQASSIFRLHFCGPNIINHFFCDLPPVLALSCSDTFPSQVVNFLVVVTVGGTSFLILLISYSYIGAAVLKIRSVEGRRKAFNTCASHLIVVTLLFGTALFMYLRPISSYSLGRDKMVSVFYSLVIPMLNPLIYSLRNREIKDALWKVLEKKKVFFLVHD; this comes from the coding sequence GCAGCCATCTCCAATCCCCTGCTCTACACGGCCATCATGTCCCAGGGCCTCTGTACGCGCATGGTGCTTGGGGCATATGCCGGTGGCTTCCTGAGCTCCCTGGTCCAGGCCAGCTCCATATTCCGGCTCCACTTCTGCGGACCCAACATCATCAACCATTTCTTCTGTGACCTCCCACCAGTCCTGGCACTTTCTTGCTCTGACACCTTCCCTAGCCAAGTGGTGAATTTTCTCGTGGTGGTCACTGTGGGGGGGACATCATTCCTCATCCTCCTCATCTCCTACAGTTACATAGGAGCTGCTGTCTTGAAGATCCGCTCAGTGGAAGGCCGAAGGAAAGCCTTCAACACATGTGCCTCGCACCTGATAGTGGTGACTCTATTATTTGGGACGGCCCTTTTCATGTACCTGCGACCCATCTCCAGCTACTCACTTGGCAGGGACAAGATGGTGTCTGTGTTCTATTCGCTGGTGATCCCTATGCTGAACCCTCTCATTTACAGTTTGAGGAACAGAGAGATCAAAGATGCCCTGTGGAAGGTGTTGGAGAAGAAGAAAGTGTTTTTCCTAGTTCATGATTGA
- the LOC100472726 gene encoding olfactory receptor 5A1, translating to MSTTKAWNSSSVTVFILLGFADHPELQTLLFVTFLGLYFVTLAWNLALILXLIFLIRSDPRLHTPMYYFLSNLSFIDICYSSSVAPRMLTDFFQEQKTISFLGCAAQFFFFGSMGLTECFLLTAMAYDPYAAISNPLLYTAIMSQGLCTRMVLGAYAGGFLSSLVQASSIFRLHFCGPNIINHFFCDLPPVLALSCSDTFPSQVVNFLVVVTVGGTSFLILLISYSYIGAAVLKIRSVEGRRKAFNTCASHLIVVTLLFGTALFMYLRPISSYSLGRDKMVSVFYSLVIPMLNPLIYSLRNREIKDALWKVLEKKKVFFLVHD from the coding sequence ATGTCCACAACTAAGGCCTGGAACAGCTCTTCAGTGACGGTGTTCATCCTCCTGGGATTTGCAGACCATCCAGAACTCCAGACTCTTCTCTTTGTGACCTTCCTGGGTCTCTATTTTGTGACGCTGGCCTGGAACCTGGCTCTCATCTTGNCTCTCATCTTTCTGATCAGAAGTGACCCCCGTCTGCACACACCCATGTATTACTTCCTCAGCAACTTGTCCTTCATTGACATCTGCTACTCTTCTTCAGTAGCCCCCAGGATGCTCACTGATTTCTTCCAGGAGCAAAAGACCATATCGTTCTTGGGCTGTGCtgctcagttttttttctttggcaGCATGGGTCTCACTGAGTGCTTCCTCCTGACGGCCATGGCATATGACCCATACGCAGCCATCTCCAATCCCCTGCTCTACACGGCCATCATGTCCCAGGGCCTCTGTACGCGCATGGTGCTTGGGGCATATGCCGGTGGCTTCCTGAGCTCCCTGGTCCAGGCCAGCTCCATATTCCGGCTCCACTTCTGCGGACCCAACATCATCAACCATTTCTTCTGTGACCTCCCACCAGTCCTGGCACTTTCTTGCTCTGACACCTTCCCTAGCCAAGTGGTGAATTTTCTCGTGGTGGTCACTGTGGGGGGGACATCATTCCTCATCCTCCTCATCTCCTACAGTTACATAGGAGCTGCTGTCTTGAAGATCCGCTCAGTGGAAGGCCGAAGGAAAGCCTTCAACACATGTGCCTCGCACCTGATAGTGGTGACTCTATTATTTGGGACGGCCCTTTTCATGTACCTGCGACCCATCTCCAGCTACTCACTTGGCAGGGACAAGATGGTGTCTGTGTTCTATTCGCTGGTGATCCCTATGCTGAACCCTCTCATTTACAGTTTGAGGAACAGAGAGATCAAAGATGCCCTGTGGAAGGTGTTGGAGAAGAAGAAAGTGTTTTTCCTAGTTCATGATTGA